The following proteins come from a genomic window of Geothrix edaphica:
- the nusA gene encoding transcription termination factor NusA: MANVATTFFDSVKMIAAEKGIPEEDVFAAVEEALAKAADKYFNAQDFYGNFQAQMDRETGEFHVYALKQVVAEVEEEDLEISLAEAQTLNPDAAEGDTLWLPQDTSQLGRIAAQAAKQVLVQKVREAERERIFTEFADRIGEVVVAEVKRFEKSAIILEIDRVEAMLRRSEALRGDRFDKGQRIKVVIVSVDRSAKDPQVQVSRTDPRLLIKLFENEVPEIHDGTVVIRNCVREAGDRAKVAVHSLDPDVDPVGACVGLKGSRVQAIIRELKNEKIDIVRYSDDPAQFIANALNPAKALRVNLGDPESRRVEVVVDDEQLSVAIGKRGQNVRLAAKLTGWNIDVRSEADKRREAEVAMGLALPELDAEAAPAAEAAAPASTLLDEIQAEGLDAALADQLAAAGYPTAKSLYTVTAEQLMQVDGMDQDLAFRLIDAVQAHFGE; the protein is encoded by the coding sequence ATGGCAAATGTGGCAACGACCTTTTTCGATAGCGTGAAGATGATCGCCGCCGAGAAGGGCATCCCCGAAGAGGATGTCTTTGCGGCCGTCGAGGAAGCCCTGGCCAAGGCCGCGGACAAGTACTTCAACGCCCAGGACTTCTACGGCAACTTCCAGGCCCAGATGGACCGGGAGACCGGCGAGTTCCACGTCTACGCCCTGAAGCAGGTCGTGGCCGAGGTTGAAGAAGAAGATCTCGAGATCAGCCTGGCCGAGGCCCAGACCCTGAACCCCGACGCCGCCGAGGGCGACACCCTCTGGCTGCCCCAGGACACCAGCCAGCTGGGCCGCATCGCCGCCCAGGCCGCCAAGCAGGTGCTGGTACAGAAGGTCCGCGAGGCCGAGCGCGAGCGCATCTTCACCGAGTTCGCCGACCGCATCGGCGAGGTGGTGGTGGCCGAGGTGAAGCGCTTCGAAAAGAGCGCCATCATCCTCGAGATCGACCGCGTGGAGGCCATGCTGCGCCGCAGCGAGGCGCTCCGCGGCGACCGCTTCGACAAGGGCCAGCGTATCAAGGTCGTCATCGTGAGCGTCGACCGCAGCGCCAAGGATCCCCAGGTGCAGGTCAGCCGCACCGATCCGCGGCTGCTCATCAAGCTCTTCGAGAATGAAGTGCCCGAGATCCATGACGGCACCGTGGTCATCCGCAACTGCGTCCGCGAGGCCGGTGACCGCGCCAAGGTGGCCGTCCACAGCCTCGATCCCGATGTGGATCCCGTGGGCGCCTGCGTGGGCCTCAAGGGCAGCCGCGTGCAGGCCATCATCCGCGAGCTGAAGAACGAGAAGATCGACATCGTCCGCTACTCCGACGACCCCGCCCAGTTCATCGCCAACGCCCTCAATCCCGCCAAGGCCCTCCGCGTGAACCTCGGCGACCCCGAGAGCCGCCGGGTCGAGGTGGTAGTGGACGACGAGCAGCTCAGCGTGGCCATCGGCAAGCGGGGCCAGAACGTCCGCCTGGCCGCCAAGCTCACGGGCTGGAACATCGATGTCCGCAGCGAGGCTGACAAGCGCCGCGAGGCCGAGGTCGCCATGGGCCTGGCCCTGCCGGAGCTCGATGCCGAGGCGGCTCCCGCCGCCGAGGCCGCTGCGCCCGCTTCCACCCTGCTGGACGAGATCCAGGCCGAGGGTCTGGACGCTGCCCTCGCGGATCAGCTGGCCGCCGCGGGCTATCCCACTGCCAAATCCCTTTACACTGTCACTGCCGAGCAGCTCATGCAGGTGGATGGCATGGATCAGGATCTGGCCTTCCGTCTCATCGATGCCGTGCAGGCTCATTTCGGGGAGTAG
- a CDS encoding DinB family protein — protein MAPELDLALTLLDQAYDCKSWHGANLKGALRGLTAADAARRPGPGRPSIHELVVHLAYWKYAVLRQLVDLPRGAFPLKGSNWFPRAEAEAAQWKGDLALLDRMHRELRAAVAALKPADLDRPSAKAKYRLRDLILGVAAHDLHHGGQIQLIKRLGTGR, from the coding sequence ATGGCTCCCGAGCTGGATCTGGCCCTCACCCTCCTCGACCAGGCCTATGACTGCAAGTCCTGGCATGGCGCCAATCTGAAGGGGGCCCTGCGGGGCCTGACCGCCGCGGATGCGGCCCGTCGGCCCGGCCCCGGGCGCCCCTCGATCCACGAGCTGGTGGTCCATCTGGCCTACTGGAAATACGCTGTGCTGCGCCAGCTGGTGGACCTGCCCCGGGGCGCCTTTCCTCTGAAGGGCTCGAACTGGTTCCCCCGTGCTGAAGCCGAGGCCGCTCAGTGGAAGGGCGATCTGGCCCTGCTGGACCGCATGCACCGTGAGCTGCGGGCGGCGGTGGCGGCCCTGAAGCCGGCCGACCTGGATCGTCCCTCCGCCAAGGCCAAGTACCGCCTCCGGGACCTGATCCTCGGCGTCGCCGCCCACGACCTGCACCACGGCGGGCAGATCCAGCTCATCAAGCGGCTGGGAACGGGGCGTTAG
- a CDS encoding type II secretion system protein, giving the protein MRFFPSRQRGFTLMELLVVMTILALLTTVGLVGYRYKTTVAREAVLKENLFQINHALEQYRADRGKYPSSLGPLRELGYLRDIPWDPITQSRDTWQLELEPPDPDNPDAELGVFRVRSGSADKSPINQIPYNEW; this is encoded by the coding sequence ATGCGCTTTTTCCCTTCCCGCCAGCGCGGGTTCACCTTGATGGAGCTGCTGGTCGTCATGACCATCCTGGCCCTGCTCACCACCGTGGGCCTGGTGGGATACCGGTACAAGACGACCGTCGCCCGCGAGGCCGTGCTGAAGGAGAACCTCTTCCAGATCAACCACGCCCTGGAGCAGTACCGGGCGGACCGCGGCAAGTACCCCTCCAGCCTGGGTCCCCTGCGGGAGCTGGGCTACCTGCGGGACATCCCCTGGGACCCCATCACCCAGTCCCGGGACACCTGGCAGCTGGAGCTGGAGCCCCCGGATCCCGACAACCCCGATGCCGAGTTGGGTGTCTTCCGCGTGCGGAGCGGCTCGGCCGACAAGAGCCCCATCAACCAGATCCCCTACAACGAGTGGTAG
- the folD gene encoding bifunctional methylenetetrahydrofolate dehydrogenase/methenyltetrahydrofolate cyclohydrolase FolD: protein MATILDGKAHADRMLEAVRQGVEARLASGLRAPALAVVLVGDDPASHVYVRNKSAACAKVGVTSLEHRLPADTPQAELDALIDRLNTDPAVDGILVQLPLPKGLDSKEALHRISPAKDVDGFHPMNQGLLLEGLPGLRPCTPSACMSLLAHHGVALKGLRAVVLGRSEIVGKPMALMLLEQHATVTIAHSRTKDLPAVCREADLLVAAVGRPGLVEGSWIKPGAVVVDVGINRVEDPDLAARIFACEPKKLETFQAKGAVLCGDVRFGEAMQVASAVTPVPGGVGPLTIAGLLTNTLMAADQSK, encoded by the coding sequence ATGGCCACCATCCTGGACGGCAAGGCGCACGCGGATCGCATGCTCGAGGCGGTGCGCCAGGGGGTGGAGGCCCGGCTGGCCAGCGGACTGCGGGCCCCGGCCCTGGCCGTGGTGCTGGTGGGCGACGATCCCGCCAGCCACGTCTACGTCCGCAACAAGTCCGCCGCCTGCGCCAAGGTCGGCGTCACCTCCCTCGAGCACCGGCTGCCGGCGGACACGCCCCAGGCCGAGCTGGATGCCCTCATCGACCGCCTGAACACCGATCCGGCCGTGGACGGCATCCTGGTGCAGCTGCCCCTGCCCAAGGGCCTGGATTCCAAGGAGGCCCTGCACCGCATCAGCCCCGCCAAGGATGTGGACGGCTTCCACCCCATGAACCAGGGCCTGCTGCTGGAGGGCCTGCCCGGCCTGCGTCCCTGCACCCCCAGCGCCTGCATGTCCCTGCTGGCCCACCACGGTGTGGCGCTCAAGGGCCTCCGGGCCGTGGTGCTGGGCCGCAGCGAGATCGTGGGCAAGCCCATGGCCCTCATGCTGCTGGAGCAGCACGCCACCGTGACCATCGCCCACAGCCGGACGAAGGATCTGCCCGCCGTCTGCCGCGAGGCGGACCTGCTGGTGGCCGCCGTGGGCCGGCCCGGCCTGGTGGAGGGCTCCTGGATCAAGCCCGGCGCCGTGGTGGTGGACGTGGGCATCAACCGGGTCGAAGACCCGGACCTGGCGGCCCGGATCTTCGCCTGTGAGCCGAAAAAGCTGGAAACCTTCCAGGCCAAGGGCGCCGTCCTCTGCGGCGACGTGCGCTTCGGCGAGGCCATGCAGGTGGCCTCCGCCGTGACCCCCGTGCCGGGCGGCGTGGGGCCGCTCACCATTGCGGGGTTATTGACCAATACGTTGATGGCGGCAGATCAGTCCAAGTAG
- the infB gene encoding translation initiation factor IF-2 — translation MLRINQLAKELGVANQEVIEACEKRLGLQGKSHSSNLTDDQADQLRRSFQGKHKGETDAPPLALHKPSAAVKVVKAPHQPAAAKAEPRPEPEAPRPAPAVLVKKAEPRPEPQSEPEAPAPAQPADQVKAAEPAPAVEPAPGAPAPAAATRAPAPAEAPQETFSRLKVSAGTTPAPREEKPARYIQLPPARPTGGQAPQRPSQPPAPSQSAGSGPRPEAGARPIVQRPGQAPSPGSVQRSGMPQKEKAVLQMATNTGRGEVRHDAPAPVTPSRRPYIPPAITEMRPDQGFSRIKTSDTPAPAPRSTEPARYIQLPQARPAPGSRPSGPGARPGGPGGRPGGPGMGSRPGGPGRPGMGSRPGGPGGRPGGPGRGPSIPASGPIDPNSQKGPGRGAHVGGKKKKGGYVRSKEEELDLKLRQPRSRAQQVASEYIEEEIGIVMLSEGVTVKELAEKCNRPAKDVVAKLLHRGIFATINQPLDTEMAKDIAREFGYLADIVSFEEDVQIASDESGEVVGEKLPRPPVVTIMGHVDHGKTSLLDAIRKTKVAAGEAGGITQNVGAYHVNVKDPNTGELRKVVFLDTPGHEAFTKMRARGAKVTDIAVLVVAADDGVMPQTVESINHAKAADVPLVVAINKIDKPGANPDKVQQGLLQYSVQTEAYGGDVPAVLVSAKTQQGLDELLETLLLVADLKELKAVYDCPAAGSIIEGRLDRGRGPVATVLVQRGTLKAGDIFVAGATMGRVRAMFDYIGQRVTEAGPSTAVQILGFEEVPSAGDNFQVVEDEGKARTIVSFRQEKAKQAAQQKQRATLETLFSTLKDGQVKELPLIIKADTQGSVESLVGQLERLSTDKVRVRIIHSAAGTVTENDVLLAEASKATIIGFQTRAEKKTEELAREEGVDLRFHDIIYKVTEEIEQAMVGMLDATEKETVHGQAEVRQLFKIGKTVIAGSFVTEGKVQKSNKVRVKRGEEVLFEGGLKNLKRFKEDVTEVKNGLDCGISLDGYDELKEGDILEFFSKEKVIATSLS, via the coding sequence ATGCTGCGCATCAACCAACTCGCCAAAGAGCTCGGAGTCGCCAATCAGGAGGTCATCGAGGCCTGCGAGAAGCGTCTGGGCCTCCAAGGGAAGAGCCACAGCTCCAACCTCACCGATGACCAGGCGGATCAGCTGCGCCGGAGCTTCCAGGGCAAGCACAAGGGGGAGACCGATGCTCCGCCCCTCGCGCTGCACAAGCCCTCCGCCGCCGTGAAGGTGGTGAAGGCCCCCCACCAGCCGGCCGCCGCCAAGGCCGAGCCCCGGCCCGAGCCCGAAGCGCCCCGGCCGGCCCCCGCCGTGCTGGTGAAGAAGGCCGAACCCCGGCCCGAGCCCCAGTCGGAACCCGAAGCCCCGGCCCCCGCCCAGCCGGCGGACCAGGTGAAGGCCGCTGAGCCCGCCCCGGCAGTCGAGCCTGCCCCCGGCGCCCCGGCCCCTGCCGCCGCCACCAGGGCGCCTGCGCCCGCCGAGGCCCCCCAGGAGACCTTCTCCCGCCTGAAGGTGTCCGCGGGCACCACCCCCGCCCCCCGGGAGGAGAAGCCCGCCCGCTACATCCAGCTGCCCCCGGCCCGCCCCACCGGCGGCCAGGCCCCCCAGCGCCCGAGCCAGCCCCCGGCCCCGAGTCAGTCGGCTGGTTCCGGCCCCCGCCCCGAAGCGGGCGCCCGCCCCATCGTGCAGCGCCCCGGCCAGGCCCCCTCGCCCGGCAGTGTGCAGCGCTCGGGCATGCCCCAGAAGGAGAAGGCCGTTCTCCAGATGGCCACCAACACCGGCCGCGGCGAGGTGCGCCATGATGCGCCCGCTCCGGTCACGCCCAGCCGGCGCCCCTACATTCCGCCTGCCATCACAGAGATGAGGCCCGACCAGGGCTTCAGCCGCATCAAGACCTCGGATACTCCGGCCCCCGCGCCCCGATCCACGGAGCCCGCCCGCTACATCCAGCTGCCCCAGGCCCGTCCTGCACCCGGCAGCCGCCCCAGCGGCCCCGGCGCCCGCCCGGGTGGCCCCGGTGGACGCCCCGGCGGCCCCGGCATGGGCTCCCGTCCCGGCGGCCCCGGCCGTCCCGGCATGGGTTCGCGTCCCGGCGGCCCTGGCGGCCGTCCCGGCGGTCCCGGCCGCGGTCCCTCCATCCCGGCCTCGGGCCCCATCGATCCCAACAGCCAGAAGGGACCCGGTCGCGGCGCCCACGTGGGCGGCAAGAAGAAGAAGGGCGGCTACGTCCGGAGCAAGGAAGAGGAACTCGACCTCAAGCTCCGCCAGCCCCGCTCCCGCGCCCAGCAGGTGGCCAGCGAGTACATCGAAGAGGAGATCGGCATCGTCATGCTCTCCGAGGGCGTGACGGTCAAGGAACTCGCCGAGAAGTGCAACCGGCCCGCCAAGGATGTGGTCGCCAAGCTGCTCCACCGCGGCATCTTCGCCACCATCAACCAGCCCCTCGACACCGAGATGGCCAAGGACATCGCCCGCGAGTTCGGCTACCTGGCCGACATCGTCTCCTTCGAGGAGGATGTCCAGATCGCCTCCGACGAATCCGGGGAAGTGGTGGGCGAGAAGCTGCCCCGGCCCCCGGTCGTCACCATCATGGGCCACGTGGACCACGGCAAGACCTCGCTGCTGGACGCCATCCGCAAGACGAAGGTGGCCGCGGGCGAGGCCGGCGGCATCACGCAGAACGTGGGCGCCTACCATGTGAACGTGAAGGATCCGAACACCGGCGAGCTGCGCAAGGTGGTCTTCCTCGATACGCCGGGCCACGAAGCCTTCACCAAGATGCGCGCCCGGGGTGCCAAGGTCACGGACATCGCCGTCCTGGTGGTAGCCGCCGACGATGGCGTCATGCCGCAGACCGTGGAATCCATCAACCACGCCAAGGCCGCGGACGTGCCCCTGGTCGTCGCCATCAACAAGATCGACAAGCCCGGCGCCAACCCGGACAAGGTCCAGCAGGGCCTGCTCCAGTACAGCGTCCAGACCGAGGCCTACGGTGGCGATGTGCCCGCCGTCCTCGTCAGCGCCAAGACCCAGCAGGGCCTCGACGAACTGCTCGAGACCCTGCTCCTCGTGGCGGACCTCAAGGAGCTGAAGGCCGTCTACGACTGCCCCGCCGCCGGGTCCATCATCGAAGGCCGCCTGGACCGGGGCCGCGGTCCCGTCGCCACGGTGCTCGTGCAGCGCGGCACGCTGAAGGCCGGCGACATCTTCGTGGCCGGCGCCACCATGGGCCGCGTCCGCGCCATGTTCGACTACATCGGCCAGCGCGTCACCGAGGCGGGTCCCTCCACCGCCGTGCAGATCCTCGGCTTCGAGGAAGTGCCCAGCGCCGGCGACAACTTCCAGGTGGTGGAGGACGAGGGCAAGGCCCGCACCATCGTCTCCTTCCGCCAGGAGAAGGCCAAGCAGGCCGCGCAGCAGAAGCAGCGCGCCACGCTCGAGACCTTGTTCAGCACCCTCAAGGACGGCCAGGTCAAGGAGCTGCCCCTCATCATCAAGGCGGATACCCAGGGCTCCGTGGAGTCGCTGGTGGGCCAGCTGGAGCGCCTCAGCACCGACAAGGTGCGGGTGCGCATCATCCACAGCGCCGCCGGCACCGTCACCGAGAACGACGTGCTCCTGGCCGAGGCCTCCAAGGCCACCATCATCGGCTTCCAGACCCGGGCCGAGAAGAAGACCGAGGAGCTCGCCCGTGAAGAGGGCGTGGACCTGCGCTTCCATGACATCATCTACAAGGTCACGGAGGAGATCGAGCAGGCCATGGTCGGCATGCTGGACGCCACCGAGAAGGAGACCGTCCACGGCCAGGCCGAGGTGCGCCAGCTCTTCAAGATCGGCAAGACCGTCATCGCCGGCTCCTTCGTCACCGAAGGCAAGGTCCAGAAGTCGAACAAGGTCCGCGTGAAGCGGGGCGAGGAAGTCCTCTTCGAGGGCGGCCTCAAGAACCTCAAGCGCTTCAAGGAGGATGTCACCGAGGTGAAGAACGGCCTCGACTGCGGCATCTCCCTTGATGGGTACGACGAGCTGAAGGAAGGGGACATCCTCGAGTTCTTCAGCAAGGAGAAGGTGATCGCCACTAGCCTCAGCTGA
- the hflX gene encoding GTPase HflX codes for MAETPPRCLLIARQGPEDREDRIQDHLLELAELARSCGFEVQTRRILKRAQIATRTFYGSGQLQALADEAARQGVRHLICDDELSGSQVNAIVKLTNLICLDRTGLILSIFEQRAQSREAKAQVELARLEYELPRLKGAWTHLERQGGGVGLRGGPGETQIEVDRRMIRTRISQLKRELTHLEQVRETQRQGRPQGLPRVALVGYTNAGKTTLLKALTGEGEPRDLLFATLDTTTRKAWLGQDFDPETGAGDPEPKHCLVADTVGFIRKLPHQLVAAFRSTLGEVRTADALLVVADAAHPDLEEHLRVVGATLREIGCAPEDGNAQPRLLVLNQVDRLHRPQKLDLKKRHPGAVQACALQGAGIAEIRSWLRELIPGPPQPRELEAWELPDPAYS; via the coding sequence ATGGCCGAAACCCCTCCCCGCTGTCTGCTCATCGCCCGCCAGGGCCCCGAGGACCGGGAGGACCGCATCCAGGATCACCTCCTGGAGCTGGCTGAACTCGCCCGGAGCTGCGGGTTCGAGGTCCAGACCCGGCGGATCCTGAAGCGGGCCCAGATCGCCACCCGGACCTTCTACGGCTCCGGCCAGCTGCAGGCCCTGGCTGACGAGGCGGCCCGGCAGGGGGTCCGCCACCTCATCTGCGACGACGAGCTGAGCGGCAGCCAGGTGAACGCCATCGTGAAGCTCACGAACCTCATCTGCCTGGATCGCACGGGCCTCATCCTCAGCATCTTCGAGCAGCGGGCCCAGAGCCGGGAGGCCAAGGCCCAGGTGGAGCTGGCCCGGCTCGAATACGAATTGCCCCGCCTGAAGGGCGCCTGGACCCACCTGGAGCGCCAGGGCGGCGGCGTGGGCCTGCGCGGCGGCCCTGGCGAGACCCAGATCGAGGTGGACCGCCGCATGATCCGCACCCGCATCAGCCAGCTCAAGCGGGAGCTCACCCACCTGGAGCAGGTGCGGGAGACCCAGCGCCAGGGCCGGCCCCAGGGCCTGCCCCGGGTGGCCCTGGTGGGCTACACCAATGCCGGCAAGACCACGCTCCTGAAGGCCCTCACGGGTGAAGGCGAGCCTCGCGATCTGCTCTTCGCCACGCTCGACACCACCACCCGCAAGGCCTGGCTGGGCCAGGACTTCGACCCCGAGACCGGCGCGGGCGACCCCGAGCCCAAGCATTGCCTGGTGGCGGATACGGTGGGCTTCATCCGGAAGCTGCCCCACCAGCTGGTGGCGGCCTTCCGCAGCACCCTGGGCGAGGTCCGCACCGCCGATGCCCTCCTGGTGGTGGCCGACGCCGCCCATCCGGACCTGGAGGAGCATCTGCGCGTGGTGGGGGCGACCCTCCGCGAGATCGGCTGCGCCCCCGAGGATGGGAACGCCCAGCCGCGCCTGCTGGTGCTGAACCAGGTGGACCGCCTGCACCGCCCCCAGAAGCTGGACCTGAAGAAGCGTCATCCCGGGGCCGTCCAGGCCTGCGCCCTCCAGGGCGCCGGGATCGCCGAGATCCGCAGCTGGCTGCGGGAGCTGATCCCCGGGCCGCCCCAGCCCCGGGAGCTGGAGGCCTGGGAACTGCCGGATCCGGCCTACTCCTGA
- the rimP gene encoding ribosome maturation factor RimP: protein MDLKKAQPPLERQLALLGYELVHLELVREGRDEMLRLYIDHLDAETSGRKITLDDCTAAHEGLLLWMDVEFPDLREKLGVEISSPGMERPLVKADHFRRFAGRLCRVQTAAPINGQKRFKGWIGPVDGASITLEEDGVLKTIPIEGIQKARLAPFDEEKTPRPKHLTARFTEVPDADGVETSAAEDEEA from the coding sequence TTGGATCTGAAGAAAGCGCAGCCCCCCCTCGAGCGCCAGCTGGCCCTGCTGGGCTACGAGCTGGTGCACCTGGAGCTCGTCCGCGAAGGCCGGGACGAGATGCTGCGCCTCTACATCGATCACCTGGACGCCGAGACCAGCGGCCGCAAGATCACCCTGGACGACTGCACCGCCGCCCACGAGGGCCTGCTCCTGTGGATGGACGTGGAGTTCCCCGACCTGCGGGAGAAGCTCGGCGTCGAGATCAGCAGCCCGGGCATGGAGCGCCCCCTGGTGAAGGCCGACCACTTCCGGCGCTTTGCGGGCCGGCTCTGCCGCGTGCAGACCGCCGCCCCCATCAACGGCCAGAAGCGGTTCAAGGGCTGGATCGGCCCCGTGGACGGCGCCAGCATCACCCTCGAAGAGGATGGCGTCCTCAAGACCATCCCCATCGAAGGCATCCAGAAGGCGCGCCTGGCGCCCTTCGACGAAGAGAAAACCCCGCGGCCCAAGCACCTGACCGCCCGATTCACCGAAGTACCTGATGCCGACGGCGTAGAGACAAGCGCCGCCGAGGACGAGGAGGCCTGA
- a CDS encoding 3-oxoacyl-ACP reductase family protein gives MPFNQPPLLGRIAFVTGSSRGIGRAIALELGHWGADVVVHAQKNLDLAEAVAADIRVMGRRAMAVLADVRVKAELEAAADRVKAELGLVDILVNNAGTRQDGPFILMGDEKWEEVMNVNLRGTVYATKAFVRGMMARKWGRIVNIVSPTGIIGMAGQTNYGASKGAVIALTRSLAREMAPFGVLVNAVNPGFIHTELTADVSPEAKRDLLAPTILKREGEPEEVASVVAFLCSNWASYMSGQIVNVDGGLCP, from the coding sequence ATGCCCTTCAACCAGCCCCCCCTGCTCGGCCGCATCGCCTTCGTCACCGGATCCTCCCGGGGCATCGGGCGGGCCATCGCCCTGGAACTGGGCCACTGGGGGGCGGATGTGGTGGTCCACGCCCAGAAGAACCTGGATCTGGCCGAGGCCGTGGCTGCAGACATCCGCGTCATGGGCCGCCGGGCCATGGCCGTGCTGGCGGACGTGCGCGTGAAGGCGGAGCTGGAAGCCGCCGCGGATCGCGTGAAGGCGGAGCTGGGGCTGGTGGACATCCTCGTGAACAACGCCGGCACCCGGCAGGACGGCCCCTTCATCCTCATGGGCGACGAGAAGTGGGAGGAGGTCATGAACGTGAACCTCCGGGGCACGGTGTACGCCACCAAGGCCTTCGTGCGCGGCATGATGGCCCGGAAGTGGGGCCGCATCGTGAACATCGTCAGCCCCACCGGCATCATTGGCATGGCCGGCCAGACCAACTACGGTGCCAGCAAGGGCGCGGTCATCGCCCTCACCCGCAGCCTGGCCCGGGAAATGGCACCCTTTGGCGTGTTGGTGAACGCCGTCAATCCCGGATTCATCCACACGGAGCTGACGGCCGACGTCTCCCCCGAGGCCAAGCGCGACCTGCTCGCCCCCACCATCCTCAAGCGGGAGGGCGAACCGGAAGAGGTGGCCAGTGTGGTCGCCTTCCTCTGCTCCAACTGGGCCAGCTACATGAGCGGCCAGATCGTCAATGTGGACGGCGGGCTCTGCCCCTGA
- the hppD gene encoding 4-hydroxyphenylpyruvate dioxygenase, producing MSAPSFALTAPSNRQPASNPLGLVGIDHFQLTGSIARLEPLYRRLGFARLASGQHAWGSFVHLRQQRMDILIFEADGSHPAGRYFEAHGEGVCALNFEVEDLEAALAQARAQGARVMLEPETHALGAGSVRFAAIQGVGDVWNFLVERKGEPATFWPGLAPDEASALCEPGLVRVDHLTNNVGPAEMDALVDFYERVYGFVVTREFHIRGALGTGLDSKVVQSANNRVIIPINQPTDEKSQVQEYVTRHRGQGVQHIALSTNDIFHTLRVLQAQGFKFLRVPDTYYELLPGRIAKSGYTVRESLEEAKELGIQIDGDQTGYLLQIFTEDQIGPLFFEIIQRRGNMGFGEGNFQALYDSIELDQKKRGVL from the coding sequence ATGTCCGCTCCCAGCTTCGCCCTCACCGCCCCCTCGAACCGGCAGCCCGCCAGCAACCCCCTGGGCCTGGTGGGCATCGACCACTTCCAGCTGACCGGTTCCATCGCGCGCCTGGAGCCCCTCTACCGGCGCCTGGGCTTCGCCCGCCTGGCCAGCGGGCAGCACGCCTGGGGAAGCTTCGTGCACCTGCGCCAGCAGCGCATGGACATCCTGATCTTCGAGGCGGACGGGAGCCACCCGGCCGGCCGCTACTTCGAGGCCCACGGCGAAGGGGTCTGCGCCCTCAACTTCGAGGTGGAGGACCTGGAGGCCGCCCTTGCCCAGGCCCGGGCCCAGGGCGCCCGCGTGATGCTGGAGCCCGAGACCCATGCCCTCGGCGCCGGCTCGGTCCGCTTCGCCGCCATCCAGGGCGTGGGCGACGTCTGGAACTTCCTGGTCGAGCGCAAGGGCGAGCCGGCCACCTTCTGGCCCGGGCTGGCGCCGGACGAAGCCTCGGCCCTCTGCGAGCCCGGCCTGGTGCGGGTGGACCACCTCACCAACAATGTGGGCCCCGCCGAGATGGACGCCCTGGTGGACTTCTACGAGCGCGTCTACGGCTTCGTCGTCACCCGCGAGTTCCACATCCGCGGCGCCCTCGGCACGGGCCTGGATTCCAAGGTGGTGCAGAGCGCCAACAACCGCGTGATCATCCCCATCAACCAGCCCACGGACGAGAAGAGCCAAGTGCAGGAGTACGTCACCCGCCATCGCGGCCAGGGCGTCCAGCACATCGCCCTCTCCACCAACGACATCTTCCACACCCTGCGCGTCCTGCAGGCCCAGGGCTTCAAGTTCCTCCGCGTGCCCGACACCTACTACGAGCTGCTGCCCGGCCGCATCGCGAAGAGCGGCTACACCGTGCGGGAGAGCCTCGAAGAGGCCAAGGAGCTGGGCATCCAGATCGACGGCGACCAGACCGGCTATCTGCTGCAGATCTTCACCGAGGACCAGATCGGGCCGCTCTTCTTCGAGATCATCCAGCGGCGGGGGAACATGGGTTTCGGGGAGGGCAACTTCCAGGCCTTGTACGACTCCATTGAGCTGGATCAGAAGAAGAGGGGCGTCTTGTGA
- a CDS encoding 4a-hydroxytetrahydrobiopterin dehydratase: MSKDLVSPDAMEAFLTAHPEWVAQGDAHGLTLRRRYVFSAYPRGLGFVMAAAEHAEKVNHHPDLTLGYRWVVAVLTTHVSLGITQRDLDLAEALDRMYQEHI, translated from the coding sequence ATGTCCAAGGATCTGGTGAGCCCTGACGCCATGGAGGCCTTCCTCACGGCGCATCCGGAGTGGGTCGCGCAGGGGGATGCCCATGGCCTCACCCTGCGCCGCCGCTATGTCTTCTCGGCCTACCCCCGCGGCCTCGGGTTCGTGATGGCCGCCGCCGAGCACGCCGAGAAGGTGAACCACCACCCCGACCTGACCCTCGGCTACCGCTGGGTCGTGGCCGTCCTCACCACCCATGTCAGCCTCGGCATCACCCAGCGGGATCTGGATCTGGCCGAGGCCCTGGACCGGATGTACCAAGAACATATCTGA
- a CDS encoding DUF4149 domain-containing protein, with amino-acid sequence MSPKSLHLLDRLSAALLLLWAGAALGFGIFSAPVFFRELPSRDVAGHIAGLILGRLDWAAWTAFGLAGLSWGARWMAEVKEEIIGPMRLWSAAWLVAMLMCLASTFVVTPKVRAIRTRIGAPIETLAPDHADRVAYNKAHGTSRNLFFLRLLLALGLAATVGMLPRGDQE; translated from the coding sequence ATGAGTCCGAAAAGCCTCCACCTCCTCGATCGCCTCTCGGCGGCCCTCCTGCTGCTCTGGGCCGGCGCCGCACTGGGCTTCGGGATCTTCTCCGCGCCGGTCTTCTTCCGGGAGCTGCCCAGCCGCGACGTGGCGGGGCACATCGCCGGACTGATCCTCGGGCGCCTGGACTGGGCGGCCTGGACGGCCTTCGGGCTGGCCGGCCTCAGCTGGGGCGCCCGCTGGATGGCCGAGGTGAAGGAGGAGATCATCGGCCCCATGCGCCTCTGGAGCGCCGCCTGGCTGGTGGCCATGCTCATGTGCCTGGCCAGCACCTTCGTGGTGACCCCCAAGGTGCGGGCCATCCGGACCCGCATCGGCGCCCCCATCGAGACCCTGGCGCCGGACCATGCGGACCGCGTGGCCTACAACAAGGCCCATGGCACCAGCCGCAACCTCTTCTTCCTGCGCCTCCTGCTGGCCCTGGGCCTGGCGGCCACCGTGGGGATGCTGCCCCGGGGCGATCAGGAGTAG